The Methanocella arvoryzae MRE50 genome includes a region encoding these proteins:
- a CDS encoding RNA-guided pseudouridylation complex pseudouridine synthase subunit Cbf5, translated as MKLPGETKRERLIKSKDKAQGYGKDPQTRTIKELLDQGVINLDKPSGPTSHEVVSWVKNILEIRRAGHSGTLDPHVTGVLPTMLGDATRLVQTLLLSGKEYACVMRLHDDVPEKKLRAVMDEFVGVIYQRPPLVSAVKRQVRKRSIYYIEFLEQDGRDVLFIVGCEAGTYIRKLCHDIGEAIGCGAHMYELRRTRSGPFAEDDSLITLHMLKDAYTIYKETGDEKPLRKCIYPMEYALRHLPKIIVKDSAVDALARGASLHAQGISQLETGINKGDMVAVFTHMGEVVSIGRAKMTTDELMSAKEGQALDTVAVVMKPGIYPSAWKKK; from the coding sequence ATGAAGCTACCGGGCGAGACGAAGCGGGAACGGCTGATCAAGTCGAAAGACAAAGCACAGGGCTACGGCAAGGACCCGCAGACCCGCACCATCAAAGAGCTGCTGGACCAGGGCGTCATCAACCTCGACAAGCCCTCCGGCCCCACCAGCCACGAAGTGGTCTCCTGGGTCAAGAATATCCTGGAGATCAGGCGGGCTGGCCACAGCGGCACTCTTGATCCTCACGTAACCGGCGTGCTCCCGACCATGCTCGGTGATGCCACCCGGCTGGTACAGACCTTACTCTTATCAGGCAAGGAATATGCCTGCGTCATGCGCCTCCACGATGACGTGCCGGAGAAAAAGCTCCGGGCGGTCATGGACGAGTTCGTCGGCGTAATTTATCAGCGCCCGCCCCTCGTCAGCGCGGTCAAGAGACAGGTCCGCAAGCGGAGCATCTACTATATCGAGTTCCTGGAGCAGGACGGCCGGGACGTGCTCTTCATAGTTGGCTGTGAGGCCGGCACCTACATTAGAAAGCTCTGCCACGATATAGGCGAGGCAATCGGCTGCGGCGCCCACATGTATGAGTTGCGCAGGACCCGGAGCGGCCCGTTCGCCGAGGACGACTCCCTGATCACGCTGCACATGCTCAAGGATGCTTATACCATCTACAAGGAGACTGGCGACGAGAAGCCCCTCCGCAAGTGCATCTACCCGATGGAGTACGCGCTGCGGCACCTGCCGAAGATCATCGTCAAGGACAGCGCAGTCGACGCCCTTGCAAGGGGCGCATCGCTCCACGCCCAGGGCATCAGCCAGCTTGAAACAGGCATCAACAAGGGCGACATGGTCGCCGTATTCACCCACATGGGCGAAGTTGTCTCGATCGGCAGGGCTAAGATGACGACAGACGAGCTCATGAGCGCAAAAGAAGGACAGGCTCTTGACACCGTCGCAGTGGTCATGAAGCCGGGCATATACCCGTCAGCGTGGAAGAAGAAATAA
- the cmk gene encoding (d)CMP kinase, which produces MIITLSGQPGSGKTSVAKELAEKYGFVVISAGEQFRKLAAERGMTLEEFGRLAENDPSIDLAIDQRQKELSRQFPNVLVEGRLAGRTIEADMRIWLKTPLRIRAERISNRENIPVHRAYDETHAREICELSRYKKYYDIDLTDLSCYDLVIDTSKWDAKGVSSIIFKAIDELKKA; this is translated from the coding sequence ATGATTATCACACTCAGCGGCCAGCCGGGATCGGGCAAGACCTCGGTGGCAAAAGAGCTTGCGGAAAAATACGGCTTCGTCGTCATCTCCGCGGGCGAGCAGTTTCGCAAGCTGGCAGCCGAACGGGGCATGACCCTCGAAGAGTTCGGCCGCCTCGCAGAAAACGATCCGTCCATCGATCTGGCCATCGACCAGAGGCAGAAGGAACTGTCCAGGCAGTTTCCCAACGTGCTGGTAGAAGGCCGCCTGGCCGGCAGGACCATCGAAGCCGACATGCGTATCTGGCTTAAAACCCCGTTGCGCATCCGTGCGGAGCGCATCTCCAACCGGGAAAACATACCAGTCCACCGGGCATACGACGAGACCCACGCCCGTGAGATCTGCGAGCTTTCCAGGTATAAGAAATATTACGATATCGATCTAACAGACTTATCGTGCTATGATCTGGTCATAGACACGTCAAAGTGGGATGCCAAAGGTGTGTCCTCGATCATTTTCAAAGCCATAGATGAGTTGAAGAAAGCATGA
- a CDS encoding DUF106 domain-containing protein, producing the protein MEGASKADSATIKKKNKSFLDTLQTILLVIGFAIMLGSIFFANEFRPVVAGAVNVVAGPIASMMPFYMVVLTIAAIVTLISTFIQKYTIDWELMQRMTIRSRAFQKEYREAQLSGNKHKLKKLQEEQLSMMEDQSQLSKQQLKPMGFLMIISVPLFFWMYWFLTNNPDMTMVFPFWGEQKLLDSAWFVFQYWIVWSFICSLAISQVIRKAINVGVGV; encoded by the coding sequence GTGGAGGGAGCCAGTAAAGCGGATAGCGCTACGATCAAGAAGAAAAATAAAAGTTTCCTGGATACGCTTCAGACAATCTTACTGGTCATCGGCTTTGCCATCATGCTGGGCTCGATCTTCTTCGCCAACGAGTTCCGGCCCGTAGTAGCGGGCGCGGTAAATGTTGTCGCAGGCCCGATCGCCAGTATGATGCCCTTTTACATGGTGGTGCTGACTATCGCCGCCATCGTGACTCTGATCTCCACTTTCATCCAGAAATATACCATAGACTGGGAGCTCATGCAGCGGATGACCATCCGCAGCCGGGCTTTCCAGAAGGAGTACCGGGAAGCACAGCTGTCCGGTAACAAACACAAGCTCAAAAAGCTGCAGGAAGAGCAGCTTTCGATGATGGAAGACCAGTCTCAGCTTTCGAAGCAGCAGCTGAAGCCGATGGGATTCTTAATGATCATCTCGGTGCCGCTGTTCTTCTGGATGTACTGGTTCCTGACTAACAACCCTGACATGACTATGGTCTTCCCCTTCTGGGGAGAGCAGAAGCTGCTCGACAGCGCCTGGTTTGTCTTCCAGTACTGGATCGTCTGGTCTTTCATCTGTTCACTGGCCATCAGCCAGGTTATCAGAAAAGCGATTAACGTAGGTGTAGGGGTATGA
- a CDS encoding DUF106 domain-containing protein, with amino-acid sequence MAEKKKRSLMDTIQMIILGIGFAILLGSTFFANEFRPIVAGTVDVIISPITATMPFYIVVLVIAAIVTFFANFIQKYTVDWELMRRVQEKSRALQKEYREAQLAGDKKRLEKLQQEQMAMLEDQTAMSKQQLKPMGFLMIISVPLFFWAFWYLGNHPDLTMVFPFWGEKKMMDGAFFVFQYWIVWSFICSMAISQVIRKAFNVGISS; translated from the coding sequence ATGGCTGAGAAAAAGAAAAGAAGTTTAATGGATACCATCCAGATGATTATACTGGGTATCGGCTTTGCTATCCTGCTGGGCTCGACATTCTTCGCTAACGAGTTCCGCCCTATCGTGGCGGGAACAGTAGACGTCATCATCTCGCCGATCACGGCGACAATGCCTTTCTATATCGTAGTTCTTGTCATAGCGGCTATCGTCACCTTCTTCGCAAACTTCATCCAGAAATACACAGTGGACTGGGAACTTATGCGCCGGGTGCAGGAAAAAAGCCGGGCGCTGCAGAAGGAGTACCGGGAAGCACAGCTGGCCGGTGACAAGAAGAGGCTGGAAAAACTGCAGCAGGAACAGATGGCCATGCTGGAGGACCAGACGGCTATGTCCAAACAGCAGCTGAAGCCGATGGGCTTCCTCATGATCATTTCGGTGCCCTTATTCTTCTGGGCTTTCTGGTACCTGGGCAACCATCCCGATCTTACTATGGTGTTCCCCTTCTGGGGCGAGAAAAAGATGATGGACGGAGCGTTCTTCGTCTTCCAGTACTGGATCGTCTGGTCGTTCATCTGCTCGATGGCCATCAGCCAGGTCATACGAAAGGCTTTTAACGTAGGCATCTCTTCATAG
- a CDS encoding adenylate kinase — MQFVLFGPPGAGKGTQAKFLSEELNVPHISTGDILRENVKKGTALGLKAKSYMDKGELVPDNLLIDLIKDRLSQPDCRKGFLLDGFPRTIPQAEALDEILDDINKKLDGVINIDVGSGELIRRLSGRRICRSCGASYHLVFNPPKAKDLCDSCGGELYQRDDDKEVAIKNRLDVYVRQTQPVLEYYKKKNLLIDIDGEKEIDEVTADVKAAIRKLA; from the coding sequence ATGCAGTTTGTCCTGTTTGGCCCACCGGGTGCCGGTAAAGGCACCCAGGCCAAATTTTTGTCTGAAGAGCTTAACGTCCCTCACATCTCCACCGGAGACATCCTGAGGGAAAACGTGAAAAAAGGCACCGCACTGGGCCTCAAAGCCAAGTCCTACATGGACAAGGGCGAACTGGTCCCGGACAATTTACTCATCGACCTGATCAAGGACAGGCTTTCTCAGCCTGACTGCCGGAAGGGTTTCCTGCTCGACGGCTTCCCGAGGACGATCCCTCAGGCCGAGGCACTGGACGAGATTCTGGATGACATCAACAAGAAACTCGATGGAGTCATCAACATAGACGTTGGCTCCGGCGAGCTTATTCGCCGGCTGTCTGGCCGGCGGATCTGCAGATCCTGCGGGGCATCCTACCATCTTGTCTTTAATCCTCCTAAGGCGAAGGACCTTTGCGACTCGTGCGGCGGAGAGCTGTACCAGCGTGACGATGACAAGGAAGTCGCCATCAAGAACCGGCTCGACGTCTACGTCAGGCAGACTCAGCCTGTGCTGGAGTACTACAAGAAGAAAAATCTCCTGATCGATATCGACGGGGAAAAGGAGATCGACGAGGTCACTGCCGACGTAAAGGCGGCAATCAGAAAGCTGGCCTGA
- the secY gene encoding preprotein translocase subunit SecY: MAETGLKDRIAPFLSKLPAVKRPEKHVHFQKKLMWTLGILVLYFVLSNISVFGLSAASQDLLGAYRAYFAGAQGSIILLGIGPIVMASIVLQLLVGAELIPLDTTDPKDQAIFQGLQKLMVFVMIVVEALPQIYGGFLLPDPAIAATLGVSTGIIQLLIFAQVALGGVLILYMDEIVSKWGIGSGVSLFIVAGIAQALVGGIFNWNPPYPGQAMGLNVDIAGLGARENLPIGIIFRWEWLLNNIGLSQLLTGENLIVLLYQGEILALLATIIIFLLIVYVESTRIEIPLAHAAVRGARGKFPVKLIYASVLPMILVRSLQATLEMVGLLLYRNGITFLGTFNQYNQPVDGLMFYINPINGLSDWVPQLAALNYPGIQLWQIALHVFTDAFILIAGGILFAIFWVETTGMGASRVARQIQKSGMQIPGFRRNEQVIEKVVSRYIPKVTVIGGAFVGFLTLLSSLFGILGAVSGTGMLLAVSITYQLYEKLASEQLMEMHPLMRKFLGEE; the protein is encoded by the coding sequence ATGGCAGAGACGGGATTAAAAGATCGAATCGCACCGTTTCTCAGCAAGCTTCCGGCCGTCAAACGGCCGGAAAAGCATGTTCACTTCCAGAAGAAGCTGATGTGGACGCTGGGAATTCTAGTACTATACTTCGTACTGTCCAACATTTCGGTGTTCGGCCTCAGCGCGGCGTCCCAGGACCTTCTGGGTGCCTACCGTGCGTATTTCGCCGGAGCGCAGGGCTCGATCATCCTGCTGGGTATCGGCCCCATAGTCATGGCGTCCATCGTCCTACAGTTGCTCGTAGGCGCTGAACTCATTCCACTTGATACCACGGACCCGAAGGACCAGGCCATCTTCCAGGGGCTGCAAAAGCTGATGGTTTTCGTGATGATCGTAGTGGAGGCGCTTCCGCAGATCTACGGAGGTTTCCTGCTACCTGATCCTGCCATTGCCGCCACTCTGGGCGTCAGCACTGGTATCATCCAGCTTCTGATATTCGCGCAGGTAGCCTTAGGTGGCGTACTGATACTTTACATGGACGAAATCGTGTCCAAGTGGGGTATCGGGAGCGGTGTCAGCTTATTCATCGTCGCAGGTATTGCCCAGGCTCTGGTCGGCGGCATCTTCAACTGGAATCCGCCTTACCCTGGCCAGGCGATGGGCCTGAATGTCGACATAGCCGGCCTCGGCGCGAGGGAGAACCTTCCGATAGGTATCATCTTCCGCTGGGAGTGGCTGCTCAACAACATAGGGTTATCTCAGCTCCTGACCGGCGAAAACCTGATCGTCCTGCTCTACCAGGGCGAAATACTGGCTTTGCTGGCCACAATCATCATCTTCCTGCTGATCGTGTACGTCGAGTCCACGAGGATCGAGATCCCGCTGGCTCACGCCGCAGTCAGAGGCGCAAGGGGCAAGTTCCCCGTAAAACTCATCTACGCATCGGTCCTGCCGATGATCCTGGTGAGGTCGCTGCAGGCCACCCTTGAAATGGTGGGCTTGCTGCTGTACCGCAACGGGATCACCTTCCTGGGCACGTTCAACCAGTACAACCAGCCGGTTGATGGTCTGATGTTCTACATCAACCCGATCAACGGCCTGTCTGACTGGGTACCCCAGCTGGCGGCGCTCAACTATCCGGGTATCCAGCTCTGGCAGATCGCTCTGCACGTCTTCACGGATGCGTTCATCCTGATCGCAGGCGGTATCCTGTTCGCCATCTTCTGGGTGGAAACGACTGGCATGGGCGCTTCCAGAGTCGCCAGGCAAATCCAGAAGAGCGGCATGCAGATCCCCGGCTTCAGGAGAAACGAGCAGGTCATCGAGAAAGTAGTATCGAGGTACATTCCCAAGGTGACGGTTATCGGCGGCGCGTTCGTCGGCTTCCTCACCCTCCTGTCGAGCCTGTTCGGTATCCTTGGCGCAGTCAGCGGTACCGGTATGCTGCTCGCAGTCAGCATCACCTACCAGCTATACGAGAAGCTGGCGAGCGAACAGCTTATGGAGATGCACCCGCTCATGCGGAAATTCCTCGGAGAGGAGTAG
- a CDS encoding uL15m family ribosomal protein — protein MSKQKNKSYRGSRTCGGGTHKNRRGGGSRGGRGHAGACKHHTFRAMKEGWMFGKHGFTRPPVTQKPVSFINVGELDELALYLAESKIAEEKDGGLAINLDELGIDKLLGNGRVTRKYVITVGTASATAKAKIEELGGQIITETETA, from the coding sequence ATGTCCAAGCAAAAGAATAAGTCTTACAGGGGTTCCAGGACCTGCGGCGGCGGCACGCACAAGAACCGCCGCGGCGGCGGAAGCCGCGGTGGCCGTGGCCACGCAGGCGCATGCAAGCACCACACCTTCCGCGCAATGAAGGAAGGCTGGATGTTCGGCAAGCACGGCTTCACCAGGCCCCCCGTAACTCAGAAGCCCGTCTCCTTCATCAACGTCGGTGAACTGGACGAGCTGGCTCTCTACCTCGCCGAGAGTAAGATCGCCGAGGAGAAAGACGGCGGCCTGGCGATCAACCTGGACGAGCTCGGCATCGACAAGCTGCTGGGCAACGGCCGGGTCACCCGCAAGTACGTCATCACGGTTGGCACCGCGTCCGCAACGGCTAAGGCAAAAATTGAAGAGCTAGGCGGACAGATCATAACCGAGACAGAGACAGCGTAA
- a CDS encoding 50S ribosomal protein L30, producing the protein MYAIIRLKGSVNTRPEIKDTLRMLRLNQINHCVVVEENPTYKGMIQVVKDYVAFGVINADTLAMIMEHRGRLEGGDRLTNEYVAKNSSYKSIKEFAAAVAEGKAKLGDMPGLKPVFRMHPPRKGHKGLKRTYQQGGALGNYGEEIASLVEQMR; encoded by the coding sequence ATGTACGCAATCATCCGTCTCAAGGGCTCCGTCAACACCAGGCCCGAGATCAAGGACACTCTCAGGATGCTCCGCCTGAACCAGATCAACCACTGTGTGGTCGTCGAGGAAAACCCGACGTACAAGGGCATGATCCAGGTAGTGAAGGACTACGTGGCTTTCGGCGTCATCAACGCCGACACCCTTGCCATGATCATGGAACACCGGGGCAGGCTCGAAGGCGGCGACAGGCTGACCAACGAGTACGTAGCGAAGAACTCCTCTTACAAGAGCATCAAGGAGTTCGCGGCAGCGGTTGCAGAAGGCAAGGCAAAGCTGGGCGACATGCCCGGCCTCAAGCCGGTCTTCAGGATGCACCCGCCACGCAAGGGACACAAGGGACTGAAGCGCACCTACCAGCAGGGCGGCGCGCTGGGTAACTACGGCGAAGAGATCGCATCTCTCGTCGAGCAGATGAGGTGA
- a CDS encoding 30S ribosomal protein S5 codes for MAAPYQREQAAWIPKTRLGKMVAEGKITTMEEAFETGLPIKEYQIVDALLPDLVDEVLDISMVQRMTDSGRRVKFRTTVVVGNGNGYVGLAQGKGVQVGPAIRKAIENAKLNIIKVARGCGSWECGCGLTHTVPSQVEGRAGSLKVVLMPAPRGLGLAAGGPAKKVLEMAGYKDVWSRTEGETRTTINFALATYKALESTTTVRTRQKEEAQ; via the coding sequence ATGGCAGCACCATATCAGAGAGAACAGGCAGCCTGGATCCCCAAGACCAGACTCGGCAAAATGGTCGCCGAAGGCAAGATCACGACCATGGAAGAGGCCTTTGAGACCGGGCTCCCCATCAAGGAATACCAGATCGTCGACGCTCTCCTCCCCGACTTAGTGGACGAGGTTCTCGACATCAGCATGGTACAGAGAATGACCGACTCCGGCAGGCGTGTGAAGTTCAGAACCACCGTAGTCGTAGGCAACGGTAACGGCTACGTCGGCCTTGCCCAGGGCAAGGGTGTCCAGGTAGGCCCGGCGATCCGCAAGGCTATCGAGAACGCCAAGCTGAACATCATAAAGGTCGCACGTGGCTGCGGCTCATGGGAATGCGGCTGCGGCCTCACCCACACCGTACCCTCCCAGGTAGAGGGCAGAGCAGGCTCGCTGAAGGTTGTTCTGATGCCGGCGCCGAGAGGCCTCGGCCTCGCAGCCGGCGGCCCCGCCAAGAAAGTGCTCGAGATGGCCGGATACAAGGACGTCTGGAGCAGGACCGAGGGAGAGACCAGGACGACGATCAACTTCGCGCTCGCAACCTACAAAGCGCTGGAGAGCACGACGACTGTAAGGACCAGGCAGAAGGAGGAGGCCCAGTAA
- a CDS encoding 50S ribosomal protein L18 translates to MATGPRYKVAFRRRREGKTDYHQRLKLIVSRKPRLVVRRTSSQVIAQILVTRPEGDKVLAAATSAELAKTFGYKGSGKNTSAAYLTGLLIGYKAQEAGVEEAILDMGLRENRAGSRVYAALKGAVDSGLEVPCSEDVFPSDDRIRGEHIAGNTASKYTQYEKNGLKAADLPAHFDEVKGKITSQYGAK, encoded by the coding sequence ATGGCAACCGGACCAAGATACAAGGTAGCCTTCAGACGCCGCAGGGAAGGTAAGACTGATTACCACCAGAGGCTCAAGCTCATCGTATCCCGCAAGCCCAGGCTCGTAGTGCGCAGGACCTCCAGCCAGGTCATCGCACAGATCCTGGTCACCAGGCCCGAGGGCGACAAAGTCCTCGCAGCGGCCACCTCAGCCGAGCTGGCAAAGACCTTCGGCTACAAGGGCTCTGGCAAGAACACCAGCGCCGCCTACCTGACCGGTCTTCTGATCGGGTACAAGGCGCAGGAAGCCGGAGTAGAAGAGGCCATCCTGGACATGGGGCTCAGGGAGAACCGTGCAGGCTCGAGAGTCTACGCAGCCCTCAAGGGCGCAGTCGACTCCGGCCTCGAAGTACCGTGCAGCGAAGACGTCTTCCCGTCCGACGACCGGATCAGGGGAGAACACATTGCAGGCAACACTGCCAGCAAGTACACGCAGTACGAGAAGAATGGCCTCAAGGCTGCAGACCTGCCGGCTCACTTCGACGAAGTGAAGGGTAAGATCACCAGCCAGTACGGAGCGAAGTAA
- a CDS encoding 50S ribosomal protein L19e codes for MVDLANQKRLAAAILNVGQTRVWMDPTKLEDIATAITREDIRGLIEAGTIKRRAVVGISRGRARARDLKRAKGHGKGHGSRRGAKGARTPKKEQWMKRIRAQRKLLKSLRESKELTPHTYRTLYRKAKGGEFRNVAHLKSYIAYAAAQKKEV; via the coding sequence ATGGTAGACTTAGCAAACCAGAAGAGGCTGGCCGCAGCTATCCTTAACGTCGGCCAGACCCGCGTTTGGATGGACCCGACCAAGCTCGAGGACATCGCTACCGCTATCACCCGTGAAGACATCCGCGGCTTAATCGAGGCCGGGACCATCAAGCGCAGGGCCGTCGTCGGCATCAGCCGCGGCCGCGCCCGTGCACGCGACCTCAAGAGGGCCAAGGGCCACGGTAAAGGCCATGGCAGCAGGAGAGGCGCAAAGGGTGCCAGGACTCCGAAGAAGGAGCAGTGGATGAAGAGGATCAGGGCACAGAGAAAGCTGCTCAAGAGCCTCCGTGAAAGCAAGGAATTAACGCCGCACACTTACAGGACCCTCTACCGCAAGGCGAAGGGTGGCGAATTCAGGAACGTAGCGCACCTGAAGTCGTACATAGCATACGCGGCAGCGCAGAAGAAAGAGGTGTAA
- a CDS encoding 50S ribosomal protein L32e, with translation MADDKKKAVKKTAEKKAADATTQKASKKATKEEAVEQTQAVEAKAETKAAEKTAESKKLKGTRKEAVKAAAPSVKPRPVARPVEPSTLELDPETKRLLAARKSNKASLPSFNRIDSHKKIKLSASWRRPRGHHSQFRRGKKAKGAKVKIGYGSPAEVNGFHPSGYQEVLVHRPEDVKGIAKTQAIRIGGTVGRKKQLEIEKIAKEQNIKVLNPLNTFEGAQ, from the coding sequence ATGGCAGACGATAAGAAGAAAGCAGTAAAGAAGACGGCCGAGAAAAAGGCTGCCGACGCAACTACTCAGAAGGCCTCCAAGAAGGCTACGAAGGAAGAGGCAGTCGAGCAGACTCAGGCTGTCGAAGCCAAGGCAGAGACCAAGGCCGCAGAGAAGACTGCTGAGTCCAAAAAGCTTAAGGGCACCCGCAAGGAGGCCGTTAAGGCTGCCGCGCCTTCGGTAAAGCCAAGGCCGGTCGCAAGGCCCGTCGAGCCCTCTACCTTAGAGCTCGACCCCGAGACGAAGAGGCTGCTGGCAGCCCGGAAGTCCAACAAGGCTTCGCTCCCGTCCTTCAACAGGATCGACTCTCACAAGAAGATCAAGCTGAGCGCCAGCTGGAGAAGGCCCAGAGGCCACCACTCCCAGTTCAGGCGGGGCAAGAAGGCCAAGGGCGCCAAGGTCAAGATCGGCTACGGTTCCCCGGCAGAAGTCAACGGATTCCACCCGTCCGGCTACCAGGAAGTCCTGGTCCACAGGCCGGAGGATGTCAAGGGCATCGCCAAGACACAGGCTATCCGCATCGGCGGCACTGTAGGCAGGAAGAAGCAGCTCGAGATCGAAAAGATCGCAAAAGAGCAGAACATCAAGGTTCTCAATCCGCTCAACACATTCGAGGGGGCGCAGTAA
- a CDS encoding 50S ribosomal protein L6, whose amino-acid sequence MAAEKVREIEVPQGVTVTVSGATLTTKGQKGQISREFRFPGISVRTDGGKVIVETGKDDKQTKATVGTYASHIKNMMTGVSEGYEYHMKIVYAHFPIQVKVEGKDKVTIGNFLGERKARTANIVGETKVTVQGDKVVLTGINKEDLGQTAANIEQACRIRKRDPRVFQDGIYITSKA is encoded by the coding sequence ATGGCAGCAGAAAAAGTCAGAGAAATAGAAGTTCCCCAGGGTGTAACCGTCACTGTAAGCGGTGCAACTCTGACCACTAAGGGTCAGAAGGGGCAGATATCCCGAGAATTCAGGTTCCCGGGTATATCCGTCAGAACTGACGGAGGCAAGGTCATTGTCGAGACCGGAAAGGACGACAAGCAGACCAAGGCCACCGTCGGTACCTATGCATCTCACATCAAGAACATGATGACGGGCGTATCCGAGGGCTACGAGTATCACATGAAGATTGTCTACGCTCACTTCCCGATTCAGGTGAAGGTCGAAGGCAAGGACAAAGTAACGATCGGGAACTTCCTGGGCGAGCGGAAGGCTCGTACCGCGAACATCGTCGGCGAGACCAAGGTCACCGTCCAGGGCGACAAAGTCGTCCTCACGGGCATCAACAAAGAGGACCTGGGCCAGACTGCAGCAAACATCGAGCAGGCCTGCCGGATCCGGAAGAGAGACCCGAGGGTGTTCCAGGATGGAATATACATCACTTCGAAGGCGTGA
- a CDS encoding 30S ribosomal protein S8, with translation MVLMDPLANALSVIKNAETTGKTDCVIDPASKIIGNVLKVMQDQGYVGEFEFVDNGKAGQLKVKLIGKINKCGVVKPRFAVGKTEMEKWEKRYLPARNFGTLILTTSKGVMSHYDAAKMGIGGEILAYVY, from the coding sequence ATGGTTTTAATGGATCCACTGGCAAATGCACTCTCCGTCATCAAGAACGCCGAGACAACCGGCAAGACGGACTGCGTAATAGACCCCGCCTCGAAGATCATCGGCAACGTGCTCAAGGTCATGCAGGACCAGGGCTACGTCGGTGAGTTCGAGTTTGTCGACAACGGCAAGGCGGGCCAACTGAAAGTAAAGCTTATCGGAAAGATCAACAAGTGCGGAGTCGTAAAGCCGCGGTTCGCCGTCGGCAAGACAGAGATGGAAAAGTGGGAGAAGAGGTATCTTCCCGCGAGGAACTTCGGCACGCTGATATTAACCACCTCCAAGGGCGTCATGTCTCACTACGACGCTGCTAAGATGGGCATCGGCGGAGAAATCCTGGCTTACGTCTACTGA
- a CDS encoding 30S ribosomal protein S14 → MEKSGKKFGSGANVCRRCGRKQGLVRKYGVYVCRQCFREIAHDMGFVKYE, encoded by the coding sequence ATGGAGAAGAGCGGCAAAAAGTTCGGATCCGGCGCTAACGTGTGCCGCAGGTGCGGCCGCAAGCAGGGTCTCGTTCGGAAGTACGGCGTTTACGTATGCCGTCAGTGCTTCAGAGAGATTGCCCACGACATGGGGTTCGTAAAGTACGAGTGA
- a CDS encoding 50S ribosomal protein L5: protein MFTPRIEKVTVHMNVGESGKKLNNAEMIMEKITGQKPVRTVAKRTLPGFGIKKGESIGCKVTLRGDAADNFLKTALGIIENSIDASRFDDNGNFAFGIEEHTDFPGMEYDPEIGIYGMDVIVSVERPGYRIKRRKIQQQKIPSGHKLTKDDSIAYVSKNYGVEVR, encoded by the coding sequence ATGTTCACTCCCAGGATTGAGAAAGTCACCGTCCACATGAACGTGGGCGAGTCCGGCAAGAAGCTGAACAATGCCGAGATGATCATGGAAAAGATCACTGGCCAGAAGCCCGTCAGGACCGTCGCCAAGAGGACCCTTCCCGGGTTCGGCATCAAGAAGGGCGAGTCCATCGGCTGCAAGGTCACCCTGCGTGGCGACGCCGCCGACAACTTCCTGAAGACCGCGCTGGGCATCATCGAGAACTCGATCGACGCCAGCAGGTTTGACGACAACGGCAACTTCGCTTTCGGCATCGAGGAACACACCGATTTCCCGGGTATGGAATACGACCCCGAGATCGGTATCTATGGCATGGATGTCATCGTCTCCGTGGAGAGGCCCGGCTACAGGATCAAGCGCAGGAAAATCCAGCAGCAGAAGATCCCGTCCGGCCACAAGCTGACCAAGGACGACTCGATCGCTTACGTGTCTAAGAACTATGGCGTGGAGGTCAGGTAA